A window of Chrysoperla carnea chromosome 3, inChrCarn1.1, whole genome shotgun sequence genomic DNA:
gttgtaatatgctacatacaggcgtaaactaaatattgacaactatattgtctagtaatcttaattaaagagaattgaaaaaaatacactcgaaccaggactcgaacccggacttcttggattcatgtcaagcgctctacctaaattaaaaaattcattgagttgaacgAATTGCATTCGTGCCTAGAACttgaatagcctaattggtaagGCGCTTGACATGGATCCAAGAAGTTcaggttcgagtcctggttcgagtgtatttttttcaattctctttaatttatcgtttcattgaattaaaaatttattggttattAACAAGTACAAAAGTTTGCGCCattaactcatgcgttactaatgatatttggcatctaagaaatattattctttttaaataaagtttgaatATTTGATCACTTTCACTCTTTGTACTTAAATTAGGGCCTAtacacttttgttttatctaagAACTTATTAATGTCTCATTTTGCAATATATCACTATGAATGAATTAATGGATCATTACGAACCTTTAACATTTCTGATGATCGTTTATGGTATTTGGGTTGCGTTTTATATTGTGAATGATATGGATGTTGTGATTgattacacaaatttaaaaaatatgcacCCAATGCTTCTATTGCATTAAATGAGTCGACGACAGTAGACATTATGTTATGTTCAGGTATTTCAAATCCAGTTGTGCCACCTGGGGGTAATTCCCACGTATAAGAATATTTTGTACCAATCACTCCTTTAAACCAATCGTCACTTCCACCTGGAGCTGCAtacaaaacattgtttgaaCTTCCAAACACGTACGGAATACTTAAAGCATCGGTCATTGCTTTGGCAAGTGAGTCTAGGTCTGCATAATCTGGAGGTACTTCTGATTTAAATCCCCATGGATACAATAACAATGGGCCATATGCATGGAGTGTAAGATACACCAATACATCATCGCCTAGAGCGTATCCCAAATCACGTAGGGCCCTTGATTCAAATTCAGAAAATTCTTCATCTCCAGAATAAGAACTGTCACATTCACGATGATAATTTGATTCCCAATGGTAGCCCCAATTTCGATTTAGGTCAGTACCAATACATTCGGTATTAAAATTTGGTGCTCGATTTTTTCGCCATAATCGATCCTATAAAATAACATGTAGATCTGAGTAAACTTGAACCCcaaaacaaagaaataataaataaaatctacaCTAATGGTACGTAGTTTCATATCATTCTCAAATTGGTATTGCTTTCAGGAAAGTTAAGGTATGTCCAGCAGTTGTCGATAGATTTGTCCAATCCTTTATATCGCAAGATAACCAGCTGTATCGTTCGCGATTTTCCCATTCAAAGCATACACAACTCACTGTCCTCccagctattttttacgatattaaaaattctCTCGACAGAATTGAATTGACAAAAGTAGGAGAattgaaaggaatgtttttagaataagaATGAATAATTGGTCAAAACTGCGAATGTATGCATTATTATCTCGTAagttaaacggtcaaaatttctgaaactttcaGATTTAGTAAGCCCCTTTTTCTTGTTTTAGCATcggaactgcaaataccatggtAGAAATAGCTTTCGAAAGTGGCACAATTGTGACAAAGTTATTTTGGAGCTCTTGAATTTGTAACAAAGAGTAGGTACACAATTTTAAGATTGATCAAACGAAAAACTTTGGTACTCCCTCTTTCTTAAAAGTATTAGAAGAAATTACGACAAATTTCCAATCAAGAAAcattgtattttgaatttttgagagTCTCAAACTTTTTGTATACTCGGTTTTCATTGACTTATATAATCAAACAGAATGTTAGACGATGGAAATTGAATTTCGGGCCGCTGCGATATTATTATCAGCAGAGTTCTTAATTTTATGATAGTTATGAATAAAGCTACTTACATTAGTCCGACTATATTCGTATCCATCTGGATTCAATAACGGTATTATGAACCATTCAAAATTATCCAATAGCGCAGAATGTTCATAACTTCTTTCCACCAGTTTATGAATGATGTATAAAGCAAATGCGGGAGCAATCCATTCACGTGCATGTATTCCTGCATCGATTAAAATGACCGGTTTTCGATGCctaattttttgattagttattcGTGCGACAGTAATGTTGCGCCCTTCGTACGTATTACCAATTGAAAACATATCCATAAGCTGTGGATATTGTAAAGCTAGTCTGTCCAAATATGCTTGTACCTAAAAGTTATTCGAGATTGgcaaaaaaccttgaaaattattttataattttatgtgcTAATTAATAATCTAAGGTAGCCTGCCCGTTAATAAGTTGATAATTCTTGGTAAGATAAGACTTTCTTTAATCCGGTAGCCCAGCCGTCTTCGAAATTTTGGACATTGATCTAAAATGAAAgggattcaaataaaaatttttttctgtcagCCTAACTGTGTTATTATTGAATAGCTAATGTCCTGTTATTAGGTCATTCATAATTCAATAATTGTCAATATTTAAGGCTGGCAGAAAATAATctctattttaatttctttcagCTACGCAAGACACGAACGGCTGAACTACAAGCCAAATGATGACAAAACTAAAACATTATCTTATCACTTTTACTAAAATGGGCGATTACACTGGAGAATTTTTAAAAGGCAGTAGAAGGGTTGTATTTGGTTAACCTTTTTTAGCCTCTTGTATGTTAcgggatttaattttattaaggattttttagttttttttcttaaataatttaaattcatgaaACTTACATTTTCATATGTTTCATATTGCTGAAATGAAATATATCCTGGTTTTACTCTGGGAAGAGTACTTTCCTTCAAAAGAACTTCATAATCAGATGACGATCCTGTACCAACCCGCCTGAAGACACTGAAGTTGtagtttgtttaattaatttttaatttgattcatatgatttgaaacttttaaggtgtttgaaatttttttttcgtttttaatatttcaaaaacacaaTGTTCaagaaatattctaaaactaTATAGAGCAAAAATCTTTCAGCTTATATTTCATCCATATGCATTCATGATTAGTATATGATTAGGGCCGCTTCCGCGTGTCGCTTGTCGATGACGTCACCAAACTAGAATTTTCACCTCTTactaaactattataataaaattgcacaacggggctaaaataaaataaaaagctgGAATCCTCTTTCAAGACGTTCCCGATAGAATATGCTATGGGTCCTGCGCCAGTATATTCCAGCACTAATCATGAATGTTTTcgcatatttataaaaaccgGGAAAATTAAACTATATGTTTGATATTGGCTTCTTAACAATTTATGAGTTAaagaacaaattgaaaaatttagtcCTTCGTGAATTTCAAACTTACGAACAAATAGTagcgaaaattttttcttcatgtTTTCAAAcaccttataaataaaaaatacttactgGCCAAGATCATGTACAGCAATAGCATATGATAAATTTGTTACAACACAAATATCATTTATCAATGGTTGGGTTTCTGGTGCAATCATATATTCAGGTGCAAATAGCCGGCGATATGCTTTAAATGCATCCACTCCAGGTAAATCAATTATGTCTCTAACAATTGCATCCTGTATATCATCTTTTGgtagaaaaacataaattttgtagCTGAAAGAAATGTTGAATACTTTTAACCAAATAAGTTTACAGTCGTCTTTGAAGATTTTGCcatgcgattttttttttgtgcatttcCGTTTGAGAAATGTTCCCCGACTCTCCTGGAATTTTTAAGCCAACTTTTTTTGGTGAAACCGTAAATTCTTGTTTACCcaagtgaaatatatttttacagtttgatgtttaaaaaaaatcctttgttgaaaaatagttttttaaaacataaaactgtGTGTAACAAACACGAGCAAATTTGCGCCATATATATAAATCGGGacatatttttatggaattttattgatttttaaacactcctatcatagtttttccaaaaaaaattattcatggctatttgaaattaaattaatcaattttttccatgaacgggtTTTTTCAAGCAAGACCATACCATTTTTTTcggaattaaattatttttcttctgataccaatttcgattggttaatagATTGATGTAGATCTattcataccatatgaacaggtaagtcaatgTATGTATTTACACTGACCTGtcaaccaatcgaaattgatatcagaaagataatttcataacaaaaaaaaatggtataggcttgcctgaaaaagaCCGTTCATGGAAAGAaaaggttaaaattaatttaattaaaaataactatgaactctctgagggaattcgctcagctaacgcagctcctgctccacgaatttttttttataatctattttatttgaaataaatatgaaaaaaaaacttaccctGAATAAtcttttaatgattggaccataataaaaaatcccactaaaaataatagataaagGTTTCTAATTGTTAAATTCGATGATTTCATGTTTACTGCGTTGAAAAGAAACTGATTGTTATTTGTGCACCCACTTATATATAATCTGTGactgttttcttaaaaacttacacttaaatatattagaaaattataccaaaCCATATATTAAATTTCACCATGTTTATTAGtttcatattgattttatactgatTAGAAAATCACAGTTTTTcaccaatattttttataaataacaattttttcttaatgggGCAAATTTTATGCATGTGTGGAGAGAAACGTAACAAACtccacaatattttatatttttaaagcaataattttataaaaacaaaaaactccaCTATTAActttgtattcaaattttagcgtcataataattttgataacagaTTTCAATTGCTTGAAAAGCTGTAACAGTTTATAAACAGTTATTCATTTACTCGGCATCAACCAAACAGAACGATTGAAATGTCCAGAAATACTTAATCAGAATCCCATAAAAGGTAATAGATCTTGAGAGACTTTAGAGTAATAAGTACATAAATAACTGTTTGAAATTCATAGACCACAAGTCATACTTGACTCGTAGACATAactgatttttgatttttgatgttCATATTACGAATTGTAAACAGGTCTAGAACTTAAGAATTCCAAAAATTGGATCATGTATTTGAAATTGGTTTGTGTGCATCTCTTCCTAGAAAAACAGAATTTAACTTGGAGTTTTTATGGCAAAAAATGGATTAAGGGACCAAAAACTTAATCTACATCCCAAAAATTCGACAATGGGACCGAAAAGTTCGCAAACCTTATGTCAATAACCGTTAGTTATTCTTCAtaacatatacagggtgttttagGAGGAACATGCTGTATAGGTGATTTTTTACAAAGTTGAAAAcagaatgaaaaataattaaaaatggaaacaaGTATACTactcattttgttaaaatatatccccctcaggacccacaataaaaagggtcctttttatttaaaataattatttttaaaataattattaattcttttttgcTGTAAACGTCTTGCCCTACGTTATTATATTAATGTAAAACTTACCGTATTTCATcacatttgaatattaattattcaatttttttattatatttagaaacTTTTGCATTAGGAATTTAGGTTATTAATGGTTATGCAAATCACTACAAAATAGATGTTTTTAAGAACCTCAATGATATTTACACCAACAACACCTACAATTTTAGAATGAAAACGTGAAAAATCATCTTGCAAGGTTATTGAACACGGCAAGTTTTCACAATTTGTTGAtaagttattgattaaaattaaaaaccttgaattaaaaatagaaattataacgaaatattaattattaaatattgagaaatttgcactatagttaaaaaattgttagcACCATTGTTTCTTATTAAACTGAATTGTTGCTacttaagtttaatattttcaaactagGCAACACGCATATCAAAACTAATTTCGTATACCGTTGATTTCTCTctcaattatttgtaaaatctaATATTTCATTCCTAGCaatgaaaaaggaaattttttagatatttatatataaaatgacagATAACAAATAGGGagagcaataataataattatgaaaacgtttttaatgtttaatggtTTAATTATCATAGGcattagaaatagaaaaatgtgtacatgaaaaaattgactttttagtttttggcgatttcgaaaatgttttttcattgcaatgacacgtttttatttttttaaatgaaaatatacatcctTACGAAAAAGGAGACCATGTTCAACTCTGTACggtgaaaaaaaatagattgtaCATCCAGCCCAAGAAAGAGGtggtttttgccaaaaattgaaaatcacaaaaattcaactttaaaaaaataaaaataaaaattacttattactaataaaaaaaagaacgttttctgaaaatttcaaaattttccgaatttttttctaaaaaagagaagctaacaacaaaaaaattacttttttacattttactcgtTAAATTTGAGGTAAAAAATGGTTAGTACAaaagctataaattttttattaccaagaactttcctatttaacttttttctctaaagtaaatactttagccacaaatcattaaaaaccaCCTGTCACCCGTTTTCACTCCCGGCGCACCCTTTTCCGGCTAAATACAGCTGTTTTAATTTTGCTTCCTGAGTTATACGTATTATGTCCTACACAAAAAAAACAGGTCTGGTTctgcaactaattttttccaaatttaactaatttcaaaGGTATTTAGACTggtgtattaattttattctggaaacaaacaaacaaacaaaaagagcATCTAAAGGAAGAAAAACCTATCGTAATGTTCCATTCAATTTTTGTactcattttattcaaaataaatacaagcaaatattttttgaaattactacAAACAAATTATAGAACTTcctaaacataatattatatatttacatactTTCCTTTTTTGCTATCTGCGCAAATGACCCTCGGTGTTTCTGATGCAACAAGTACTTTACTGTATCATTTAGCTGTCCCCTCTATCTGCGGTACTCTCTGTCAATAGCTTTTCTTTAAAACTTacacgtatttttttttcacatacgCTCCAAGATATTCTACTCCAACAAAAACTTTACTTACAACTTCTTTTATTTGCCTTGGCGGTAGATCAAAACCAACATAAACACGATCCACATAGCCTGATCCTCCAGGTGATAATTCAATTGCATAAACAAGATCAGCATTCAGAACTCCTTTAAACCAATCAAGGCTACTACCATGTGCTGTGTAAATCAATTGTGCTGGAGTACCCGTGATATAATTTACGCCAATCAATTTTCCAAGTTTTTCCGCAACAGTTTTCAATTCTAGATAATTATTAGGATATTCCAAATACGTATAACTCCATGGGTACAAAATTATTTCCCCATAACTatgaaatgataaatataatttaaggcGATCTTTAATACTTTCAGCAAACTTTGAATATGCTTTTAATTCTGATtcagaaaaattatgatttccAGCAAAACTATCACCACAGAATATTGAATGTTTCCATTTATAACCATAATTCCGATTCATATCAACACCAATACATTCATCTGACACATTTGAACGTGTTTTACGCCAAAATCgatcctaaaatttttttcatcggATTATTTTAAGACAGAAggattttagaaatttaataaagatgTTACAACATTTTGGGATATAATCCTTTGAATGGAAAGTTGATTATGAAAGTACGatgaaatgtaaacaaatacaaTGGTGACCAGGTCTCTATTATGTGCACTAAATCCAAGGCCCTGCACGccttcaaataatttatcattaaatactttatacagtgtgtccctaATAAGTACATACAGAAAAACTTAAAGCTTGGGAacaactgtgttttttttacatactAGCTAAACTCGGCCACGTTTCGCAGTGACTTTgtctgatattaattattattggggATCATCCCTTTTTCAGGTAATCTTATACATTCGTTCCTGTGAGAACTTTGGAATGCACACTATGTATAGACATAAAACACTCTTAGGTATAAATGCAACGACCTGTCAAAATTACAAGTCAATCCATCGACTACTTTTCTAATTTTGCGCTCATAAACAAACGcaagctaaatttttatatatataagagATACAATGggcataaaaactattataaatagtaaaaaggCAACAACCCACAATGTTTTCAAGTGGTTTGCCATCCAAGTAATGGCTGTTACCCAATGTTTCTTAACTTCAGCGATGGGTCGTAGACCAGTGTTTTAAACGTGGTATACATGTCACGTGGTATGCATATCGCTTCCGAGATGGTGATCCAAACTATAGTAACCACCAAACTAGAATTTTTACCCTCTACTTAAAAGCTAGTACAATCAAATGACTTTAAAAGCCCAAAATTGCCTTTgcaatttttctatcgaatgcATCGTTAACCATTAATACGGCTTAGTTTATTACCGTTTGCAaactgtattaaatttttatttcctacaacttttgttatttattaaaaattaaatattattaaagattatttgttaaagattataatttgacaaatactATTCGAGAGAATATCAAAATTACAAGTGATAATTAATACTGAacctaaaaactgaaaagaaactttttaaatgaaaattcgatATTGAATTGATAATTGTTTTCTATCTCTGTATATCTGAGCCATTCAGTACAAACAAATATTACCTTTCTAAAAGTATAATCATAGCCATCGGGATTTAAAGATGGAAGTAAATACCAATCAACATTTTCTATtaaccatttatttttatcgatttctgCAAGCTGATGAATAATAAACAATACTTGTGCAGGCGCTATCCATTCTCGTGCGTGTACTCCACCTTCGATTAATATAGCAGGCTTGTTTGATGATTCGAAATCAGATGAAATCTGTATTATATTCATTTCACGCCCTTCGAATGACTttccaatatttataattcgtgttttatttggatatttaatatgtaaataactTAGGTAGTCATTAATCTagggaaataatatttaattgaaaatttaaattgatatttgaagaaaaacctAACATCTAacaaagttaattgtttaaataccgtatgtattttaaattgaatatgttttgaataataaaaaatacgcttaatttacataaacataaatagttcaaaataatttatatagtaATATAAGCGTGAGGTGGCCTTTTATAACTACACCATTTAAAGAGTAACTCGGACACCCTActctttttgatatttatactgTCATGAGATTTCAATCTtgaaatcataaattataaaaactatttgaaatttttagtctATTTGTAGTGTTGAAAAaggtattttgtaatttttgaacttaTGTTATTTATTGTGGGTTTGGCGGATGGGGACGAGGCGATAAAAAGTGTCCGACACCAATcgttatattttcttattttgcaataataatagtattctCAATGTAGTTACGATCTTGTGATTATTTCTGCATGAGGCTGTTAATTTTGCCTGCGCAAAGCGAATACGCTTAGTTGGTAGAATGATATATCGTTTAATTTGtatagtaaatttttctttgcaaTAATACCTCtgcgtattttaaatatttttcaatactgTAATTTCCTTCAGATTTTATAGCAATATTCTTTTGCTGTCTTCTTTCTTGGTTAATTAtcctttatttagaaaaaaatggtttttaatagttttatgcatttgttctaaaatttaGCATCATACCTTTGGACATTAtcaaatgtaatattatatgttaatttatttaaatttaattttgtgataaattcaTTTTGCATATTTGGTGGGACCATAACATCAGTAGGTCTATCTATCATTTTGACCGATCTCCAAACATCGAATTTGGGATTTTCCAAAATTGTACTTACAAACTGCAAATCACTATCACTTTTTGGGAATATTGAAAATACTTTATAcctgcaaaataaaataaatatatcaaatccGATTTCtgtatatctcgaaaacgattattttttacgaattttttggtACCAAGAAAAGGGTTCGATTGCCCAAAACTTTTACAGTTGTGTATCAATACTTTGTATATGTCTTTGTATCGTACACTGTCATCACAAGTAGTGCAAGGAAAAGATTTTGATTTCTAGATATgctcttttcttattgaaatggGATAGGGATGAGATACGCTTAGTTCTTGAGAGAAGTTGCGTTTACTGCGGTTACTAGTGCCCATTCCCGAAAAAAAgtgcgaaaattttttatttataaattactatagataagacaattttttgaattcatgTTTTCATATCATTCATGTTTATagcaatattaataaaattcccAGACAGTTTTGCCGTTATTATTAATACCGTGGTAAATAtttctcaaataatttttttgttgttgcaattttaatatggttgaattataactaaataatgtaattttaatttgtcagtAGGAAATTCGGTTGCTAAGCTAGCGCGCATCCAGTGTTAGTTAACGCAACCGCTCTCATGTGCGAAGCGTATTTCTTAAGTTAAATAAGGAAGGAAGTCTAAGTTATAACTTCTTAAAATAAACTGTCGAAAACATTGccagtcatttatttaaattaacacaGAAATAACGTAGTGACAAATCGATATGTTATGGCCTAATTGTGAATTACGgcctaaaaaaagaaaattatttgaaataattacatacccttcataatttttgactttACCATATGCCGAATTCGTCAATAAATACAGCAGTACAATGATTATTAATTCATACGAATTAAGCATTGCAGTTACGGATTTATTGATTTATCTATCATGAAGTTAGTGTTCACATATTGGAAATTTGTAAACAGATAAGTAGACATAAGAAAACAATCACACAACTTTATGAATTTATTCACTGGTGTAAACTTACTAATAAAATATCTacctttttcattatttataactaCTTACCTAATCAAGGGTATATTTGACCGTGAGTTCATAATGAAGTGATATTTCCATGAATCGTTTTGTTTAAAGGTGAGtttgttaataaagaaaattaaaattttaaccgtgATTCGAATTTATCGAAAacgagtttttcgattttcgtgtcacctttctattttattttggcaACTATATATGTTACACTTATAACTGCAACGTTGACAGTTTGAAACTGACGAATAGGTTGACAAATCGagtgcattttttaaaaacaaaaccattttcCAATCCTTTCGTTAGTTGCAAACTGAAATTTGTTCGTGTGTAGTCGAACAAATCTTTTTACTTTTACGGCAAGCAAGATAATATAGTAGAAACCATGAAAACCccgatttccaaaaatttgaccTACTAATGGCGGCCAAAACATTAATTTCTTCATTACCAAAATTAtgcttatcaatttttataatatgaatcgtgagaattttactttattatggGCCCTCGGTCTGACATGTTCATAGctctaaaaacaaattaagttaGTTAAATTAACACTGTTCAAGTATTCGTCGCTGATTCATCCAAGggttctgaatttttttttcaatctttttactgatataaagtacaaaataatatttcaaaacagtCCGATATTAATGcttacatcaattttttttgttataaatacgcATTTCAAGTACAACGTAGGCATC
This region includes:
- the LOC123295793 gene encoding carboxypeptidase B-like, encoding MKSSNLTIRNLYLLFLVGFFIMVQSLKDYSGYKIYVFLPKDDIQDAIVRDIIDLPGVDAFKAYRRLFAPEYMIAPETQPLINDICVVTNLSYAIAVHDLGHVFRRVGTGSSSDYEVLLKESTLPRVKPGYISFQQYETYENVQAYLDRLALQYPQLMDMFSIGNTYEGRNITVARITNQKIRHRKPVILIDAGIHAREWIAPAFALYIIHKLVERSYEHSALLDNFEWFIIPLLNPDGYEYSRTNDRLWRKNRAPNFNTECIGTDLNRNWGYHWESNYHRECDSSYSGDEEFSEFESRALRDLGYALGDDVLVYLTLHAYGPLLLYPWGFKSEVPPDYADLDSLAKAMTDALSIPYVFGSSNNVLYAAPGGSDDWFKGVIGTKYSYTWELPPGGTTGFEIPEHNIMSTVVDSFNAIEALGAYFLNLCNQSQHPYHSQYKTQPKYHKRSSEMLKVRNDPLIHS
- the LOC123296163 gene encoding carboxypeptidase B-like, encoding MLNSYELIIIVLLYLLTNSAYGKVKNYEGYKVFSIFPKSDSDLQIINQERRQQKNIAIKSEGNYSIEKYLKYAEINDYLSYLHIKYPNKTRIINIGKSFEGREMNIIQISSDFESSNKPAILIEGGVHAREWIAPAQVLFIIHQLAEIDKNKWLIENVDWYLLPSLNPDGYDYTFRKDRFWRKTRSNVSDECIGVDMNRNYGYKWKHSIFCGDSFAGNHNFSESELKAYSKFAESIKDRLKLYLSFHSYGEIILYPWSYTYLEYPNNYLELKTVAEKLGKLIGVNYITGTPAQLIYTAHGSSLDWFKGVLNADLVYAIELSPGGSGYVDRVYVGFDLPPRQIKEVVSKVFVGVEYLGAYVKKKYV